One region of Qipengyuania sp. SS22 genomic DNA includes:
- a CDS encoding murein transglycosylase A — protein sequence MRYLLVIAATMMLAACVRMVPDTAPKVAVPLPPGTVSSAAFSSLVRGVDVDALGITPDDAGTALVSFLESCPAVLTREDQSGLTFAEDWRPACEAATSWPVSDARRFFTSYFETARVGDGAAFATGYFEPEIRGSRTRAPGYDVPVYAPPPELVRAWPEDMPESERTGRPPQGRYDASGKFVLFYDRTQIELGALANRGLEIAWAADPVEFFFLQIQGSGLVRLPNGELMRIGYAGQNGREYVGIGRVMRERGMIGEDTPYASSMQGIMEYIRDNPADGRDIMRLNKSWIFFRELNTDGPLGSLGVPVRREASVAVDPLFVPYGAPVFLDMDHAVADGLWIAQDTGGAIKGANRFDTFWGNGADAREIAGGMSSRGSALLLLPRGTLDRLETRR from the coding sequence ATGCGCTATCTGCTGGTGATCGCGGCAACCATGATGTTGGCCGCCTGCGTGCGCATGGTGCCCGATACCGCGCCCAAAGTGGCGGTTCCGCTGCCGCCGGGCACCGTGTCCAGCGCCGCTTTTTCGTCGCTGGTGCGCGGGGTCGATGTCGATGCGCTGGGGATTACCCCCGACGATGCCGGTACCGCGCTGGTGTCTTTCCTCGAATCCTGCCCAGCCGTGCTCACGCGTGAGGACCAGAGCGGGCTGACCTTTGCCGAAGACTGGCGCCCGGCGTGCGAGGCCGCGACCAGCTGGCCGGTGTCCGATGCGCGGCGCTTCTTCACCAGCTATTTCGAAACCGCGCGTGTCGGTGATGGTGCGGCCTTCGCCACGGGCTATTTCGAACCCGAGATTCGCGGCAGCCGCACCCGCGCGCCCGGTTACGACGTGCCCGTCTATGCTCCGCCGCCCGAACTGGTCCGCGCATGGCCCGAAGACATGCCCGAAAGCGAGCGCACCGGTCGTCCGCCGCAGGGGCGCTATGATGCGAGCGGGAAGTTCGTGCTGTTCTACGACCGCACCCAGATCGAACTCGGCGCGCTGGCCAATCGCGGGCTGGAGATCGCCTGGGCCGCCGACCCGGTCGAATTCTTCTTTCTGCAGATACAGGGCTCGGGGCTGGTCCGCCTGCCCAATGGCGAGTTGATGCGCATCGGCTATGCGGGACAGAACGGGCGCGAATATGTCGGCATCGGGCGCGTCATGCGCGAACGCGGGATGATCGGCGAGGACACGCCCTACGCCAGCTCGATGCAGGGCATCATGGAATATATCCGCGACAATCCCGCCGACGGACGCGACATCATGCGGCTCAACAAGAGCTGGATTTTCTTCCGCGAACTCAACACCGATGGCCCCTTGGGATCGCTCGGCGTGCCCGTCCGACGCGAAGCCTCGGTCGCGGTCGATCCGCTGTTCGTCCCCTATGGCGCGCCGGTCTTCCTCGACATGGATCACGCGGTCGCCGACGGTCTGTGGATCGCGCAGGATACGGGCGGCGCAATCAAGGGTGCCAACCGCTTCGATACCTTCTGGGGCAATGGCGCCGATGCGCGCGAGATCGCGGGCGGCATGAGCTCGCGCGGGTCGGCGCTGCTGCTGCTGCCACGCGGCACGCTCGACCGCCTCGAAACACGGCGGTGA
- a CDS encoding Smr/MutS family protein, whose product MSSPRGLSSEEAEAWEKLAATVAPLHPRKPVQPKAIAAPKAPAPPRPAKRAPVPPPRPAPITPPKPVAVQDRGLDSHWDRRLKSGTLQPELTLDLHGHNLDGAYDRLMSGVAQARAIGARTILLVTGKARPVEAADRASRRGAIRAKVLDWLAASSHHSAIAAVRRAHQRHGGDGALYIVLKRER is encoded by the coding sequence GTGAGCTCCCCGCGCGGATTATCTTCCGAAGAGGCGGAGGCGTGGGAAAAGCTGGCTGCCACCGTGGCGCCGCTACATCCGCGCAAACCGGTGCAGCCGAAGGCGATTGCCGCACCCAAGGCGCCTGCACCGCCGAGACCGGCCAAGCGCGCGCCCGTGCCGCCGCCCCGGCCCGCACCGATCACGCCGCCAAAACCCGTCGCGGTGCAGGACCGCGGGCTTGATTCGCATTGGGACCGGCGGCTCAAGTCGGGGACGCTTCAGCCCGAGCTCACGCTCGACCTGCACGGCCACAACCTCGACGGCGCCTATGACCGCTTGATGAGCGGGGTGGCGCAGGCACGGGCGATCGGTGCGCGCACGATCCTGCTGGTGACAGGGAAAGCGCGTCCGGTCGAAGCGGCGGACCGCGCGTCGCGGCGCGGTGCAATCCGCGCCAAGGTGCTCGATTGGCTCGCCGCCTCGAGCCACCATTCCGCCATCGCCGCGGTCCGCCGCGCG